Proteins encoded together in one Deltaproteobacteria bacterium window:
- the holA gene encoding DNA polymerase III subunit delta encodes MPAPKCPIRRNGCSSPSPAASTPSASKFGARIIFGTRKTRCGFPSTEPPLGVQPHRRKSVANVKRDLPAILADISSGKGSRLLLLFGDDLQVQENAKSVLDLVVPAEQRGFNFERFDGRAASWDQIEASLMTPPFFPGKKLLWVENAPYFFSREQKGELGEKILELWRDGKRDDAVKLMIDLLAVEGWSQDQWERLEPNSAKALLALLDADGGEAQDEAEALLTYAKNRDIDLSKRKGNQGHRLVELLDAGLPEWTFMILTALQVDRRTRLYKRFEEIGAVLYVGLERDRSGKISRDSLLDFVNQRLRQSGKTVEPQAREMILSRAGDELRGLQQELEKLVLFVGERPAIRAQDVEAIFVDHGEGWIFDLTRALGERDAAGALGQLARLLAQGEHPLRLLGTVASEVRRLFAARQLLDSDLARLWKRGMTYQQFQQSILPHNPPALTRNPYADYMCYQRAERFSATDLHGYMEGLFDADWRLKSSGGQPRLVMEKLILNMCLAGSSRKPPVRVAR; translated from the coding sequence TTGCCCGCACCGAAGTGCCCCATTCGCCGGAACGGATGTTCGTCACCAAGTCCGGCGGCAAGTACACCATCGGCCTCAAAGTTTGGCGCACGGATTATATTTGGAACGAGAAAAACCAGATGTGGATTTCCAAGCACTGAGCCCCCGCTCGGAGTTCAACCGCACCGCCGCAAATCGGTTGCCAACGTGAAACGCGATCTGCCCGCCATTCTCGCCGACATCTCCAGCGGCAAAGGCTCGCGCTTGTTGCTGCTCTTCGGTGACGATCTGCAAGTCCAAGAAAACGCCAAGTCGGTGCTCGATCTAGTCGTGCCCGCGGAGCAGCGCGGTTTCAACTTCGAGCGTTTCGACGGCCGTGCCGCCTCCTGGGATCAAATCGAGGCCTCGCTGATGACGCCGCCGTTTTTTCCCGGCAAAAAATTACTCTGGGTGGAAAACGCGCCGTACTTTTTTTCTCGCGAGCAAAAGGGCGAGCTGGGCGAGAAAATTCTCGAACTGTGGCGCGATGGCAAGCGCGACGATGCCGTCAAGTTGATGATCGATCTGCTGGCAGTTGAAGGGTGGAGCCAAGACCAGTGGGAGCGCTTGGAACCAAACTCGGCAAAAGCGCTACTGGCGCTGCTCGACGCCGACGGCGGCGAGGCCCAAGACGAAGCCGAAGCGTTACTCACCTACGCCAAGAACCGCGACATCGATCTGAGTAAACGTAAGGGCAACCAAGGCCATCGCCTGGTTGAACTGCTCGATGCCGGATTGCCGGAGTGGACTTTCATGATCCTCACCGCGCTCCAAGTCGACCGGCGCACGCGGCTCTACAAACGCTTCGAAGAAATCGGCGCGGTGCTTTATGTCGGTTTGGAGCGCGACCGCAGCGGCAAGATCAGCCGGGACAGTTTGCTCGACTTCGTCAACCAGCGCTTGCGCCAAAGCGGCAAAACCGTCGAGCCCCAGGCGCGCGAGATGATTCTCTCCCGAGCGGGCGACGAGCTGCGCGGCTTACAACAGGAATTAGAAAAACTTGTGCTGTTTGTCGGCGAGCGGCCGGCAATTCGCGCCCAAGATGTCGAGGCGATTTTCGTCGATCATGGCGAGGGTTGGATCTTCGATCTCACCCGCGCTTTGGGTGAGCGCGACGCCGCCGGCGCGCTGGGGCAGTTAGCCCGGCTGCTAGCCCAAGGCGAGCATCCGCTGCGCTTGCTCGGCACGGTGGCCTCCGAGGTGCGCCGTTTGTTCGCCGCGCGTCAGTTGCTCGATAGCGATTTGGCGCGGCTGTGGAAACGGGGCATGACCTATCAGCAGTTTCAGCAATCCATATTGCCGCATAACCCGCCGGCGCTGACGCGCAATCCCTACGCCGATTACATGTGCTACCAAAGGGCCGAGCGCTTTTCTGCGACCGATCTGCACGGCTACATGGAAGGGTTGTTCGACGCCGATTGGCGTTTGAAATCGAGCGGCGGGCAGCCGCGCTTGGTGATGGAGAAGTTGATTCTCAACATGTGCTTGGCGGGAAGTTCGCGAAAACCGCCAGTGCGA